CCGCCCGGACAAGGTCGGGACGCTTGAGACCGCGAATACCGACGAAGTCCTTCTTCTTCTTGGAGACCGCCCAGCCATAGCCGGCGTCGTCAGGCGTGACCGTACCGTCGGTATCCTGACCGACGATGAGGTAACCCTTTTCGGCGCGCAGGACGTGCATGGTCTCGGTGCCATAGAGGCAGGCGCCGAGGCTTTCCGCACGCTTCCAGATCGCCTCGAACACGGCCGAACCGTAATCGGCCGGAACGTTGATTTCGAAACCGACTTCGCCGGTGAACGACACACGGAAGAGACGGGTCGGCACGCCGCAGAACTTGCCCTCGGCAATGCTCATGTGCGGGAAGGCCTCGTTCGAGATGTCGATGCCTTCGACGAAGGGCGCGATGATGTCGCGTGCCTTCGGGCCCTGAACGGCGATGACCGCCCACTGCTCGGTCGCAGACGTCAGCCACACCTTGAGATGCGGGAATTCGGTCTGCAGATAATCTTCCATGTGGTTCAGCACGCGCGGCGCGCCGCCGGTCGTGGTCGTCACATGGAAGCGGTCTTCGGCGAGACGTCCGACGACACCGTCGTCATAAACGAAGCCGTCGTCGCGGGTCATGATGCCGTAGCGGCACTTGCCGGGCTTCAGCGTATCCCAGGCATTGGTGTACATCAGGTTCAGGAACTCGGCCGCATCCGGGCCGACAACCTCGATTTTGCCGAGCGTGGTCGCGTTGAACACACCGGCGGTCTCGCGAACTGTCTTGCACTCGCGGTTGACGGCGGCATGCATGTCTTCACCCGGACGCGGATAGTACCAGGCGCGCTTCCAGTTGCCGACGTCCTCAAACTCGGCGCCGAGCGACGTTTCGAGATCGTGCATCGGCGTCTTGCGGGTGGGGTCGAACAGATCGCCACGCGAATGGTTGATCAGCGTACCGAAGGTCACCGGCGTATAGGGAGCGCGGAAGGTGGTGAGACCGACCTTCGGGATTTCCTTGCCGAGCATTTCCGCAGCGATGGCAAGGCCATGCATGTTGGAAAGCTTGCCCTGATCCGACGCCATGCCGTTGGTGGTGAAGCGCTTGATGTGCTCGATCGAGTGCATGCCCTCGCGAACGGCGAGACGGATGTCCTTGGCGCAGACGTCGTGCTGGAAGTCGATGAACGCCTTGACGTTGCTGTCGCGTCCCGCCCCTTCCGCAGCCCCGATCATGCCGCCGGTCCAGCCGTAAGCGTTGACGCCGGTGGGAGCCTGCGGAGCCGAACCGGTCGCGCCGGCGGCCTTGGCCATGGCGGCGCCTGCGGCCGAGCCCTCATCGAGGATCGCCTGCAGATCGTCGACACCGTTGCAGGTGCCGATGCAGATGCTGTCCTGAACGTAGACGTCCGGCAGGAAGCGATCGTTGATCGCATCGAACTTCAGCTTGCCGCGCGACTGCGAGAACAGGTGGACGGAAGGCGTCCAGCCGGCTGAAACGATCAGCGCATCGACCTCGATCTTGCGGGCGGAACCACCGCCATTGCGCTTGACCGACATGGAACGGACGCGGAGACGCCCGGAGGTGTCGGCGACGTAGTGGCCGGTCAGCACCTCGATGCCGAGCGAACGGGCTTCCGTCAGCACCTTTTCGCCGGGCTTTTCGCGGCAATCGACGATCGCAGCGACGGTCACGCCCGCCTTGCGCAGGTCGATGGCGGTTTCATAGGCCGAGTCGTGCGCGGCATAGACGCCGACTTTCGCACCGACGGCGACGCCGTAGTGGTTGAGGTAGGTGCGAGCGGCCGAAGCCAGCATGATGCCGGGACGGTCGTTGTTTGCGAAGACCATATGGCGTTCGATCGAACCGGTGGCGAGAACCACTTTCTTCGTCCGCACCTGCCAGAGCCGCTCGCGCGGCGTCTTTTTCGACGGCCTGGCGACGTGATCGGTCACGCGCTCGGCAAGACCGACGAAATTGTGGTTGTAGTAGCCGAAGGCCGTCGTGCGGGTCAGGACCTGAACGTTCGGCATGGCCTTCAGCCGGGCCGCCGTCGCCTGAGCCCAGTCATAGCCGCCCTGGCCATCGACGGTTGCGCCGGTGTCGTAATGGAAAGCGCCGCCGACTTCGGGCTGTTCGTCGCAGAGGATAACCTTCGCGCCGGTTTCGGCAGCAGCAACTGCCGCAGAAAGGCCTGCCGCGCCGCCACCGACGACGAGAACGTCGCAATGCACGTAACGGGTGGAATAGTGATCCGTATCTTCTTCCTTTGGCGCAACGCCGAGACCGGCAGCGCGACGGATGAAAGGCTCGTAGACCGAGTGCCAGAAGCTCTTCGGCCACATGAAGGTCTTGTAGTAGAAGCCGGCTGCGAAGAAGGGCGAGAAGAAGTCGTTGATCTCACCGATGTCGAGCGACAGCGACGGCCAGCGGTTCTGCGTCTCGACCTTCATGCCATCGAACACTTCCTGCACGGTGGCGCGGACGTTCGGCTGACGGCGGGCGGCATCACGGGAAATGTCGAGCAACGCATTCGGCTCTTCCGGACCGGCGGTCAGGATGCCGCGCGGACGGTGATACTTGAACGAGCGTCCGGCGAGGTGCATGCCATTGGCCAGCATGGCGGAGGCGACGGTATCGCCCTCGAATGCCGTCAGGCTGCGGCCGTCGATGGTGAAGCGTGCGGTGCGGGCGGGCGTCAGGCGGCCCTTGCCGGCGATACGATTGGCGCCGCTCATTTCGACGCTCCCTTCTGGTCGGCGGACGGGAGGAAGGCGGAAACATCCGGCTTCGGCTCACCGGCCTTGTAGGTCAGGTGGATCTTGTCGCTGACGGTGTCGCGAACCGCGTTGAAGAAGCGACCGCAGCCGCTCATGTGGCGCCAGCGTTCGAAGATGAGACCCTTCGGGTTATCACGGAAGAAGAAGAATTCGGCGAATTCCTCGTCGGAGATGTCGGCGATGTTGGCCGGGCGGACGATATGCGCCTCGCCGGCGGAGCGAAACTCGAGCTCGGAGCGCTCTTCTTCGCAGTATGGGCATTTGATGATCAGCATGATGGGCGATCCTTCGAAATCAGTGCGCCACGGCGGCCGCTGCCGCCTCGTCGATCAGACGGCCGGTGCGGAAGCGGTCGAGCGTCAGGCCGGCGGCGAGGCGATGCGGCTCGCCCCGGGCGATCAGATGGGCGAAGAGGTTCGCCGAGCCCGGCGTCGCCTTGAAGCCGCCGGTACCCCAGCCGCAGTTGACGAAGAGGCCCGGAACCGGCGTCACGCTCTGGATTGGCGAACGGTCGGAGGTGTTGTCGGTGATACCGCCCCACTGGCGCATCATCTTGACGCGGCGGAACATCGGGAAGAGTTCGCAGATGGCATCCAGCGTGTGCGTGATGATCTGCAGGCCACCGGTCTGCGAATAGGAATTGTACTGGTCGGTACCCGCGCCGATGACGAACTCGCCCTTGTCCGACTGCGAGATATAGGCATGCACCGTGTTGGACATGACCACGCAGGGGAAGATCGGCTTCATCGGTTCTGACACCAGAGCCTGCAGCGGCTGGCTCATCAGCGGCACGCGCACGCCGGCCATTCCCATGACGACCGTGTTATGACCCGAGGCCGAAACGCCGATCTTCTTGGCGCCGATGAAACCGCGCGTCGTATCGACGCCGGTGACTTCACCGTTCGGACCACGACGGATGCCGGTGACCTCGGTATTCTGGATGATGTGGACGCCACGGTCGGAAGCCGCGCGGGCATAACCCCAGGCTACAGCATCGTGACGGGCCGTGCCGCCGCGGCGCTGGAGTGCTGCGCCGTTGATTGGGAAGCGCGCCGTCTTGGAAATGTCGAGCGGCTTGCAGAAGTCCTTTGCCTGTTCCGGCGTCAGCCACTCGTTATCGATGCCATAGAGATTGTTGGCATTGATATGGCGCTTGAAGGACTGCATGTCATGAATGTTATGCGACAGCATCAGGACGCCGCGCGGCGAATACATGACGTTGTAGTTGAGCTCCTGGCTCAGCCCTTCCCAGAGCTTCAGCGAGTGCTCGAAAATGTCCATGCTCTCTTCATAGAGATAGTTGGACCGGATGATCGTGGTGTTTCGGCCGGTATTGCCGCCGCCGAGCCAGCCCTTTTCGATCACCGCGACATTGGTGATGCCATGCTCCTTGGCAAGGTAATAGGCTGCTCCGAGACCGTGGCCGCCGCCACCGATGATGATGACGTCGTAGGATTGACGCGGCTCGGGAGAGACCCACTGGGCTTCCCAGCCCTTGTGGGCACGCAGCGCCTCGCGTGCTACGGCAAAGACCGAATATTTGCGCATTCGCCTCAAACTCCTGTAGGTTCAGGCAATTGGGTAGGACCAAACAAGTCGCAAATCAATATGCGTCACGACGGTCTTTTTGCGACGCATTGACGACCGGCTTTCGACACGTCCGACATATCCTCGGTCGCTGCAAACTTTTTTATCCGGAGGGCTTGCAGTCTGCATCTAGACTTCCATGAAGTGATCTGGTAATTGGCGTCCCCAATCGACGGCCTTCGGGCTGAGCGAAGCTATATTATTTCCGTCGACTCGGATATCGGCGGATTATCAACTCAAAACCTAAGGAACGGGATAGACGTGCAGGTACTTGTCCGCGACAACAACGTTGATCAGGCGCTCCGCGCTCTCAAGAAGAAGATGCAGCGCGAAGGCATTTTCCGCGAAATGAAGATGCGCGATTACTACGAGAAGCCCTCGCAGAAGCGCGCTCGCGAAAAGGCGGAAGCCGTCCGCCGCGTTCGCAAGCTGGCCCGTAAGCGCGCCCAGCGCGAAGGTCTCATTGCGGCACGTCCCGGCCGTTGATCGGTCGTTTTTTGGACGTTTTCCGATGATCTAAGGGCGGAGGCGAAGGGTTCGCCGCCGCTCTTTTGATATTCAGCTCCACGTGCTGCCGCGCCCAGAATCTGATGCGGACGGTGCGTCCGAATGATGGCAGTCATGACCGCACAACTTCTTTCTCAGTCTCTCGAAACCCTTTCCGCCCGCAGCCTTCGGCGCGGTGGCCTTGCCGTTGCAATGATCACGGCTCTCGGCCTTGCAGGGTGCCAGACGACCGAAACGTCGGACATGATCAAGATCGACCGCGATCAGGGCTCGCAGGAAAACATCGCCTCGCTCTCGCAGGTCATCAGC
The window above is part of the Rhizobium sp. ACO-34A genome. Proteins encoded here:
- a CDS encoding sarcosine oxidase subunit alpha; protein product: MSGANRIAGKGRLTPARTARFTIDGRSLTAFEGDTVASAMLANGMHLAGRSFKYHRPRGILTAGPEEPNALLDISRDAARRQPNVRATVQEVFDGMKVETQNRWPSLSLDIGEINDFFSPFFAAGFYYKTFMWPKSFWHSVYEPFIRRAAGLGVAPKEEDTDHYSTRYVHCDVLVVGGGAAGLSAAVAAAETGAKVILCDEQPEVGGAFHYDTGATVDGQGGYDWAQATAARLKAMPNVQVLTRTTAFGYYNHNFVGLAERVTDHVARPSKKTPRERLWQVRTKKVVLATGSIERHMVFANNDRPGIMLASAARTYLNHYGVAVGAKVGVYAAHDSAYETAIDLRKAGVTVAAIVDCREKPGEKVLTEARSLGIEVLTGHYVADTSGRLRVRSMSVKRNGGGSARKIEVDALIVSAGWTPSVHLFSQSRGKLKFDAINDRFLPDVYVQDSICIGTCNGVDDLQAILDEGSAAGAAMAKAAGATGSAPQAPTGVNAYGWTGGMIGAAEGAGRDSNVKAFIDFQHDVCAKDIRLAVREGMHSIEHIKRFTTNGMASDQGKLSNMHGLAIAAEMLGKEIPKVGLTTFRAPYTPVTFGTLINHSRGDLFDPTRKTPMHDLETSLGAEFEDVGNWKRAWYYPRPGEDMHAAVNRECKTVRETAGVFNATTLGKIEVVGPDAAEFLNLMYTNAWDTLKPGKCRYGIMTRDDGFVYDDGVVGRLAEDRFHVTTTTGGAPRVLNHMEDYLQTEFPHLKVWLTSATEQWAVIAVQGPKARDIIAPFVEGIDISNEAFPHMSIAEGKFCGVPTRLFRVSFTGEVGFEINVPADYGSAVFEAIWKRAESLGACLYGTETMHVLRAEKGYLIVGQDTDGTVTPDDAGYGWAVSKKKKDFVGIRGLKRPDLVRAGRKQLVGLLTKDPKEVLEEGGQIVANPNQPKPMTMLGHVTSSYWSENLGRSIALAVVVDGRARKGETLYVPMKDKTIAVEVTDTVFFDKEGGRING
- a CDS encoding sarcosine oxidase subunit delta, with the translated sequence MLIIKCPYCEEERSELEFRSAGEAHIVRPANIADISDEEFAEFFFFRDNPKGLIFERWRHMSGCGRFFNAVRDTVSDKIHLTYKAGEPKPDVSAFLPSADQKGASK
- a CDS encoding sarcosine oxidase subunit beta, which codes for MRKYSVFAVAREALRAHKGWEAQWVSPEPRQSYDVIIIGGGGHGLGAAYYLAKEHGITNVAVIEKGWLGGGNTGRNTTIIRSNYLYEESMDIFEHSLKLWEGLSQELNYNVMYSPRGVLMLSHNIHDMQSFKRHINANNLYGIDNEWLTPEQAKDFCKPLDISKTARFPINGAALQRRGGTARHDAVAWGYARAASDRGVHIIQNTEVTGIRRGPNGEVTGVDTTRGFIGAKKIGVSASGHNTVVMGMAGVRVPLMSQPLQALVSEPMKPIFPCVVMSNTVHAYISQSDKGEFVIGAGTDQYNSYSQTGGLQIITHTLDAICELFPMFRRVKMMRQWGGITDNTSDRSPIQSVTPVPGLFVNCGWGTGGFKATPGSANLFAHLIARGEPHRLAAGLTLDRFRTGRLIDEAAAAAVAH
- a CDS encoding 30S ribosomal protein S21, whose translation is MQVLVRDNNVDQALRALKKKMQREGIFREMKMRDYYEKPSQKRAREKAEAVRRVRKLARKRAQREGLIAARPGR